One part of the Tunicatimonas pelagia genome encodes these proteins:
- a CDS encoding gliding motility-associated C-terminal domain-containing protein, with amino-acid sequence MGNHNKILFISLFLFLTLGEVAGQGRSDNFWIFGGSGQGLQFGLGDDSLTDNTIETAALGNQGSAVAADPNTGDIYFYTDGNQIFDGQGNPIAVPGGLNGNGTGSQPVVIVPDPNDDISDGVREYFLYVNVGSQIYQHTATVTTSPDNYPTVTVSTANGPLGSALGSSQAMTVVPSADGSTYYVVAQQAGTADFFVIDVATDPTTATVVSPGIPGNITATNMEYNPATGQLAVAFNGGVHVLASDGVGGLTFNETVGTGQNVFDVAWSPDGSKLYYSTGIGGSVFQHDFTTGNPTVLAGVGGTANYGLQTGPDGSVYHLYQTPNGVQLGVISMADSAAALVTYEDGLLGGTDFVGQQFSQVAFATQGDLSFTITQAGQCTNNPVQLIPEFAEGTPTPDSIIWVLPNGEFTGYSPTFTPEEASGQVFAVAYWDNDSAIAQLPLTLQELDLQIPIVQDTTICPGDSITLNAEPESGQGGGQPGTGGGTGGNYSYLWSTGEDEAEIIVDEAGVYWVLVTDQSTGCTAYAESNVKEYQVPNQTYNVWYFGNSAGIDFNNLYDNPNNPDDNGDGVDNDGQVVGLGDGASTAPEGVEAISDASGDPLFYTDGRTLYFVNGGTHTEVPDITGAPVDLTEGAPAGASATMVGMVQVPGTDAAYYIFTSTPVEGGGNQLRYAVVNLNGSVQGTPEPRPVIVSDNNILFSPGTERITIQGGRGGPATLLVHEYGNNAFRSYPITEQGIGNPVISSVGSNHDLTNPEDARGYMKFGGDSTGTVVGVVADNRVEIFNYDSETLELSNPTIVPFDGLGTPYGLEFQSDSVGNTVVIVSTDNGIYVASVERPLEEGATVNFQPVSGASGVFGAIQQGSDGQLYVAQEGATGLGTVSGNVNDPSSYTYQADQVQLPAGATVGRGLPSYIDQGGSSFPEPNITVDDACVGNETQFSAQGRDDVIETYEWVIVRLNEDGTESFVGLSDSLRSEQSFSFAIDTLGNYEARVTLSNPCEDDTVLVQQFTMGTAPEVTLEEDASANLCGDGIEITAIDSGDVSGLTFQWIRQGAVGGGNLPPTNTITATEPGLYTVTVINADSCTSEGEIFVVDIRPPVELGEDFTLCQNEERELDVEIPDPADDDAYQWLILDQNDQVITSSDEPAVEVSDLTPNPGVYQYTVTVNAADGCFNQDTVVVTILESPEIEGTVTNSECGVPSGEIQLNILSDPNETYSFVWTDRDGNQVGTTEDVSGLAAGVYTVAVSNSIGCTTTEQFAISDANADFTVEVEPQEGCDDTGTLLVTITPDDPSTFTGVNWAILDEGGAVAFSGTNSSGLTFTIPEANPPAGNGLAPGSFGLEFESLPGLCIQADTLTIPEPDSVDFDLPGLRVFCEPTEVAALDPDTGEPLDPLVFNFTWTNVTPGATANAGLSNPTQNRTVISQAGTYEVEVTPIDPADTRCPATQDVEVTFETPPTIQAIVELEDNSCEEGEKVIGVEFAPEVVDTGDLIYEWQVALPDGTVQTNIGATQNITISRTGDYSVNVRRRGGNATCTSAASPLPVVVNQPLSVLILFGSACDDGTDIPLIARVTTDGTDSLRYEWYDSANVRLPASGDTLLLRPDMPAGEYRVVVTQLVDGADGCTAETSADVTRSPVPETNLGEGPFVICPRDPDPEANSVLLEVSFAPNILWTTPFGTFDNTVTLPANQGGTYVVEITNEFGCTTIDSVEVIEDCTPTIVAPNAFRPNGVNSEFFVYPRYVSDDDFEVRIYNRWGELVFQSNNRDFRWDGTYNGQPAPLGSYPYVITFKSDTDGSNDILEERGGVTIIR; translated from the coding sequence ATGGGAAACCACAACAAAATTCTTTTTATCAGTCTATTTTTATTCCTAACCCTCGGTGAAGTAGCCGGGCAGGGCCGCTCGGATAATTTCTGGATTTTCGGCGGAAGTGGCCAAGGATTACAGTTCGGGTTAGGTGACGATTCGCTAACCGATAATACTATTGAAACAGCAGCACTAGGCAACCAGGGAAGTGCTGTAGCCGCTGATCCGAACACCGGGGATATCTACTTCTACACCGATGGCAATCAAATATTTGATGGGCAAGGCAACCCAATTGCAGTTCCGGGCGGCTTGAATGGTAACGGAACTGGTAGCCAACCCGTAGTAATTGTTCCTGACCCTAATGATGATATTTCCGACGGGGTAAGGGAATACTTTTTATACGTTAATGTGGGTAGTCAAATCTACCAGCACACGGCAACGGTCACTACTTCGCCGGATAATTACCCTACTGTAACCGTCAGTACCGCCAACGGCCCACTCGGCAGTGCCCTAGGAAGCTCCCAAGCAATGACCGTAGTACCTAGTGCCGATGGTAGTACATACTACGTGGTTGCCCAGCAGGCAGGCACAGCCGATTTTTTTGTAATTGATGTAGCAACTGACCCTACCACGGCTACTGTAGTCTCCCCTGGTATTCCGGGAAATATTACCGCTACCAATATGGAGTACAATCCGGCTACCGGACAATTAGCTGTAGCCTTCAACGGTGGGGTACACGTACTAGCATCCGATGGGGTTGGTGGACTTACGTTCAATGAAACAGTGGGAACCGGACAAAATGTGTTCGACGTGGCCTGGTCGCCCGATGGGTCGAAGCTGTACTACAGCACCGGAATAGGGGGCAGCGTTTTTCAGCACGATTTTACCACCGGCAACCCCACCGTTCTGGCCGGAGTGGGCGGCACCGCTAACTACGGCTTACAAACTGGACCCGATGGTAGCGTTTATCATTTATACCAAACTCCCAACGGGGTTCAGCTGGGAGTAATCAGCATGGCTGATAGTGCGGCTGCGTTGGTGACGTACGAAGATGGCTTACTCGGTGGAACTGACTTTGTGGGGCAGCAGTTTTCGCAAGTAGCTTTTGCCACGCAAGGCGATCTGAGCTTTACCATCACCCAGGCTGGGCAGTGTACTAACAACCCAGTGCAGCTCATTCCTGAGTTTGCCGAAGGTACCCCTACTCCCGACAGTATTATTTGGGTACTGCCCAACGGAGAATTTACCGGATACAGTCCTACCTTCACACCCGAAGAGGCCAGCGGACAGGTATTTGCGGTCGCTTACTGGGATAATGATTCGGCCATCGCTCAGTTACCCCTGACATTGCAAGAGCTTGACCTGCAAATTCCGATTGTGCAGGATACCACCATTTGTCCCGGTGACTCCATCACACTAAATGCTGAACCTGAGAGTGGGCAAGGGGGCGGGCAACCCGGAACAGGAGGTGGAACTGGAGGAAATTACAGTTATCTGTGGAGCACCGGAGAAGATGAAGCAGAAATTATAGTAGATGAAGCCGGAGTCTACTGGGTGCTAGTCACTGACCAATCAACCGGATGTACTGCTTACGCTGAATCTAACGTGAAAGAGTACCAGGTGCCCAATCAGACCTACAACGTTTGGTACTTTGGCAATAGTGCGGGCATTGATTTTAACAACCTCTACGATAATCCGAATAATCCTGACGATAATGGTGACGGAGTAGACAATGATGGTCAGGTAGTGGGCTTAGGCGATGGGGCATCAACGGCTCCCGAAGGGGTGGAAGCTATTTCGGATGCTAGCGGTGATCCGCTATTTTACACCGACGGACGGACACTCTACTTTGTGAACGGAGGTACACATACGGAAGTACCGGACATTACCGGAGCCCCGGTAGATTTAACCGAAGGGGCACCCGCTGGAGCCTCAGCTACGATGGTGGGCATGGTACAGGTTCCGGGCACGGATGCTGCTTACTACATTTTCACATCTACCCCAGTAGAGGGCGGAGGCAACCAACTGCGCTACGCGGTGGTAAACCTGAACGGAAGCGTTCAAGGCACTCCGGAACCTCGCCCGGTAATCGTTTCTGATAACAACATCTTATTCTCTCCCGGCACCGAACGTATCACTATTCAGGGCGGGCGTGGTGGCCCGGCTACGCTACTGGTTCATGAATACGGCAACAATGCATTTCGCTCCTACCCTATTACCGAACAAGGTATTGGCAATCCGGTTATTTCTTCGGTAGGTTCTAACCACGATCTTACCAATCCGGAAGATGCCCGGGGCTATATGAAGTTTGGGGGCGATTCTACCGGAACTGTGGTGGGAGTAGTAGCCGACAACCGAGTAGAAATCTTTAACTACGATTCTGAAACACTGGAGCTTAGTAACCCAACTATTGTTCCTTTCGACGGTTTGGGTACCCCCTACGGCTTAGAGTTTCAGTCTGACTCGGTAGGTAATACTGTTGTTATCGTTTCTACCGACAATGGTATCTACGTAGCCAGCGTAGAACGTCCGTTGGAAGAAGGGGCTACGGTAAACTTTCAACCCGTGAGCGGGGCTTCAGGGGTGTTCGGAGCTATTCAGCAGGGTTCCGACGGACAATTGTATGTAGCCCAGGAGGGAGCCACCGGATTAGGAACGGTTTCGGGCAATGTTAATGATCCGTCTAGCTACACTTACCAAGCTGATCAGGTGCAACTTCCGGCGGGAGCTACGGTGGGCCGAGGACTACCTAGTTATATTGACCAAGGAGGAAGTTCCTTCCCCGAGCCCAACATTACTGTAGACGATGCCTGCGTAGGCAACGAAACCCAGTTCTCGGCTCAGGGTCGCGACGATGTAATTGAAACCTACGAGTGGGTAATCGTTCGCCTGAACGAAGACGGCACCGAAAGCTTTGTCGGTTTATCTGACTCACTGCGCTCAGAGCAGAGCTTCTCGTTTGCCATAGATACGCTGGGTAACTACGAGGCGCGGGTAACGCTCTCGAACCCTTGTGAGGATGATACCGTACTAGTTCAGCAATTTACCATGGGTACCGCCCCTGAAGTTACTTTAGAAGAAGATGCAAGCGCCAACTTGTGCGGTGATGGAATAGAAATAACAGCAATTGATTCGGGAGATGTATCGGGACTTACTTTCCAGTGGATTCGACAGGGCGCGGTAGGCGGAGGCAACTTGCCTCCTACTAACACTATTACCGCTACTGAGCCCGGATTGTATACCGTCACGGTGATAAACGCCGACAGTTGTACTAGCGAAGGTGAGATATTTGTGGTGGATATTCGTCCGCCGGTAGAGTTAGGCGAGGATTTTACGCTCTGCCAAAACGAAGAGCGGGAGCTGGACGTAGAAATTCCCGACCCAGCCGATGATGATGCTTACCAGTGGCTCATCTTGGATCAAAACGACCAAGTGATTACCAGCAGCGACGAGCCCGCCGTTGAAGTGAGCGACTTAACTCCTAACCCCGGAGTGTACCAGTACACCGTCACCGTTAATGCCGCCGATGGTTGCTTCAACCAAGATACGGTAGTGGTAACCATTCTAGAATCTCCTGAAATTGAAGGAACTGTTACTAACTCCGAGTGCGGTGTTCCCTCTGGAGAAATACAGCTAAATATTCTAAGCGACCCTAACGAAACCTATTCCTTTGTTTGGACTGACCGGGATGGTAACCAAGTAGGTACTACCGAGGATGTTAGTGGATTGGCAGCGGGAGTGTATACCGTAGCGGTCAGCAATTCTATCGGATGTACCACTACTGAACAGTTCGCTATCAGCGATGCCAACGCCGATTTTACCGTTGAAGTTGAGCCCCAAGAAGGCTGCGATGATACCGGGACATTGCTCGTTACCATCACGCCCGACGACCCGAGTACGTTTACCGGAGTAAATTGGGCTATACTGGATGAAGGCGGAGCAGTAGCATTTAGCGGAACAAATTCTTCGGGCCTGACCTTTACTATTCCTGAAGCTAACCCTCCGGCTGGTAATGGATTGGCTCCTGGCTCATTTGGGTTAGAATTTGAAAGTCTTCCTGGTTTATGTATTCAAGCCGATACTTTGACCATTCCCGAGCCGGATTCGGTAGATTTTGATTTACCTGGTTTGCGGGTTTTCTGCGAGCCTACCGAAGTAGCCGCGTTAGACCCTGATACAGGTGAACCGCTTGACCCATTGGTATTTAATTTTACTTGGACAAATGTTACCCCGGGAGCTACAGCAAACGCTGGTCTTTCTAATCCTACTCAGAACCGAACAGTAATTTCTCAGGCAGGTACGTACGAAGTAGAAGTTACGCCCATTGACCCAGCCGATACGCGTTGCCCGGCTACGCAAGATGTAGAAGTCACTTTTGAAACTCCACCGACTATTCAGGCCATTGTAGAGCTGGAAGATAATAGTTGTGAAGAGGGCGAAAAGGTTATAGGTGTAGAATTTGCCCCCGAAGTTGTAGATACTGGCGATTTAATCTACGAGTGGCAGGTAGCACTGCCGGATGGTACGGTACAAACCAATATTGGGGCTACGCAAAACATTACTATATCCCGAACCGGTGACTACTCAGTAAATGTACGACGGCGGGGAGGAAACGCTACCTGTACCAGTGCCGCCAGTCCGCTGCCCGTTGTCGTCAATCAGCCGCTTTCGGTGCTTATTTTGTTTGGCAGTGCCTGCGACGATGGCACCGATATTCCGCTCATTGCCCGAGTTACTACCGATGGCACCGATAGCCTACGCTACGAGTGGTACGATTCAGCCAATGTTCGTTTGCCCGCCAGTGGTGATACGCTGTTGCTTCGTCCGGATATGCCTGCCGGTGAGTATCGGGTGGTGGTAACGCAATTGGTAGACGGAGCAGATGGTTGTACCGCCGAAACCTCAGCTGATGTTACTCGCAGCCCGGTACCCGAAACCAATCTGGGAGAAGGCCCTTTCGTCATCTGTCCGCGTGACCCGGATCCAGAAGCCAACTCGGTACTGCTCGAAGTAAGCTTCGCCCCGAATATTCTCTGGACTACACCCTTCGGAACGTTTGATAATACTGTAACTCTTCCGGCTAATCAAGGAGGCACTTACGTGGTGGAGATTACCAATGAATTTGGCTGTACCACCATTGACTCGGTAGAAGTAATTGAGGATTGCACTCCGACTATCGTCGCCCCGAACGCCTTCCGCCCCAATGGGGTGAACAGCGAGTTTTTTGTGTACCCCCGCTACGTATCTGATGATGATTTTGAAGTGCGAATTTATAACCGCTGGGGTGAGTTAGTCTTCCAATCTAATAATAGGGATTTCCGCTGGGATGGTACGTACAATGGTCAGCCGGCCCCGTTAGGCTCTTACCCTTACGTGATTACTTTCAAATCTGATACCGATGGCTCCAATGATATTCTGGAAGAACGGGGCGGAGTAACGATTATACGATAG
- a CDS encoding M48 family metallopeptidase — protein MEAQLILFIILTIITVNFVIERVLDYLNRQNKKHDLPEELQGVYDERRYQRSLEYQQANDRFSAITATFGFAVSVVLLLGGFFGWLDIQLRDWITQPIILSLVYFAVLFVASDILNLPFQLYHTFMIEERFGFNKMTPRLFFIDKLKGYALTAVLGGLVVGVFLYLVMELGQSFWLYFWGVATAIMILLNVFYTSVFVPLFNKLTPLEDGSLKNAITAYARKVNFPITNVYVIDGSKRSSKSNAFFSGMGSKKKVVLYDTLIEQHSEEELIAIIAHEVGHYKKKHIISGLFLSIAQIGFTLYILSLLIFNEALSLALGGQQLSIHLNLIAFGILYSPISTLTGLMMNVVSRKNEFEADAYATQTYGGNPLQKALKKLSAHNMSNLLPHAWYVFFHYSHPPLLDRLRAIRRKAIAS, from the coding sequence ATGGAAGCCCAACTCATCCTTTTTATTATTCTGACTATTATTACGGTTAACTTCGTTATTGAACGGGTATTGGATTACCTTAATCGACAAAATAAGAAGCACGACTTACCGGAGGAATTACAGGGAGTGTACGATGAGCGACGGTACCAGAGATCGTTAGAGTACCAGCAGGCCAATGATCGGTTTAGTGCTATTACCGCCACGTTTGGCTTCGCGGTGTCGGTAGTGCTACTGCTGGGAGGCTTTTTCGGCTGGCTCGACATACAACTGCGGGACTGGATTACCCAGCCAATTATTTTATCGCTGGTCTATTTTGCCGTACTCTTTGTTGCATCTGATATACTAAATTTACCTTTTCAGCTTTACCATACGTTTATGATTGAGGAGCGATTTGGCTTTAATAAAATGACCCCCCGCCTGTTCTTCATAGATAAACTGAAGGGCTACGCACTTACTGCTGTCCTGGGCGGATTGGTTGTGGGAGTGTTTCTGTACTTAGTGATGGAGCTAGGGCAATCGTTTTGGTTGTACTTCTGGGGGGTGGCTACCGCGATTATGATACTGCTGAACGTATTTTATACCAGCGTTTTTGTGCCACTCTTCAATAAACTCACTCCACTGGAAGATGGCTCCCTTAAAAACGCTATTACGGCGTATGCCCGCAAAGTGAATTTTCCAATCACTAACGTGTACGTTATTGACGGCTCAAAGCGATCGAGCAAGTCGAACGCCTTTTTTTCTGGCATGGGGAGTAAGAAAAAAGTAGTGCTATACGATACGTTGATTGAACAGCATAGCGAAGAGGAACTGATCGCCATTATTGCCCATGAGGTAGGACACTATAAGAAGAAACACATCATTTCTGGCCTGTTTCTTTCTATTGCTCAGATTGGGTTTACGTTGTACATTCTATCGCTACTCATCTTTAACGAGGCTCTCTCCCTAGCGTTAGGCGGGCAACAATTATCCATTCATTTAAACTTAATTGCCTTCGGCATTTTGTATTCACCCATTAGTACACTCACCGGGCTGATGATGAACGTAGTTAGCCGTAAAAATGAGTTTGAGGCTGATGCTTACGCTACCCAAACGTACGGGGGGAACCCGTTGCAAAAAGCCCTGAAGAAGCTATCGGCGCATAACATGAGCAACCTGCTGCCCCACGCCTGGTACGTATTCTTTCATTATTCCCATCCACCGTTGTTAGATCGACTTCGAGCCATTCGGCGCAAAGCGATAGCCTCTTAG
- a CDS encoding ABC transporter permease produces MKSLNQYPPQLAQRFLHWFLRDELAEEVEGDLEEKFYQNIEEHSLARARRNYWYQVFHYLRPFAVRNLSTFYNPTHYAMYRNYFKIGWRNILKHKGYSFINISGLAVGMMVAILIGLWVHNELSFNKYHENYDRIAWVMQNQTFEGEIKTGRNQALQLAPELRENYGTYFEYVVMSSFQQGRILRKDDKALTKTGIFMEATAPEMLTLRMLSGTRQGLVEPNTILLSESTAQAFFDDSDPIDEIIQIADWFTVKVTGVYEDFPQNSSFAGAEFIAPWELYESGLPEWLSWGNNWFQTMVQIAEHTEMSQASAAITDAKKKRVTEDEGARFNPELFLHPMSRVYLHSDFEQGVSVGGRIQYVWLFGIIGVFVLLLACINFMNLSTARSEKRAKEIGVRKAIGSLRSQLIHQFFTESMLIAALSFVVAILLVWLILPAFNEVADKEISILWSNPWFWLAGLGFVLLTGILAGSYPALYLSSLKAVRVLKGTFRTGRMAALPRKVLVVTQFAVSVSLIIGTLIVFQQIQFVKNRPIGYDIDRLFTVPARGEVNQRFNAFRNDLLQTGVVEEVAKSESPITRMGTTNSGLDWRGKVPGMQDEFVTMRISHEFGETVDWNIVEGRDFSRDFATDSMGFVINEAAVEYMGFDDPIGEQMDWGENGIYTIIGVVEDMITQSPYAPVRQMIFFIDYDRSDILNIKLKPDVSTQQALADIESVYKKFDPVNPFEYNFTDEQYAQKFSTEIRVGKLSGFFAILAIFISCLGLFGLASFVAERRTKEIGIRKVLGASVANLWQLLSKDFLGLILIACLLAIPLAYYFARDWLQNYEYRTDLNWWVFATAALGALLVTLLTVSYQTIKASTVNPVKSLRSE; encoded by the coding sequence GTGAAATCTCTTAATCAATATCCCCCTCAGCTCGCCCAACGTTTCCTCCACTGGTTTCTTCGGGATGAACTCGCCGAGGAAGTGGAGGGAGATTTAGAAGAGAAGTTCTACCAAAATATAGAAGAGCATTCGTTAGCCAGAGCCAGGCGGAATTACTGGTACCAAGTCTTTCATTACCTACGACCGTTTGCCGTACGAAATTTATCAACATTCTATAACCCAACGCACTACGCTATGTATCGTAACTACTTCAAAATCGGCTGGAGAAATATCTTAAAGCACAAAGGCTATTCGTTCATCAACATCAGTGGATTGGCTGTCGGTATGATGGTCGCTATCCTCATAGGTTTGTGGGTACACAATGAACTCTCATTTAATAAATATCACGAGAACTACGACCGTATTGCCTGGGTGATGCAGAATCAGACGTTTGAGGGGGAAATAAAGACGGGGCGAAATCAAGCCTTACAATTGGCACCTGAACTTCGTGAAAACTACGGAACGTACTTTGAGTACGTCGTAATGTCGAGTTTTCAGCAAGGCCGCATATTGCGGAAGGACGACAAGGCATTAACAAAAACGGGTATTTTCATGGAAGCTACTGCGCCTGAAATGCTCACGCTACGGATGCTTAGTGGCACTCGCCAGGGCTTAGTCGAACCTAATACTATTCTTCTTTCGGAGTCCACCGCTCAAGCGTTTTTCGATGATAGTGATCCGATCGATGAGATTATACAAATTGCGGATTGGTTTACGGTAAAAGTTACTGGGGTATACGAAGATTTTCCTCAGAATTCTAGCTTCGCTGGGGCAGAATTTATCGCTCCGTGGGAGCTTTACGAAAGTGGGTTGCCTGAATGGCTAAGTTGGGGTAATAACTGGTTTCAAACGATGGTACAGATCGCGGAGCATACCGAAATGAGCCAAGCTTCGGCAGCGATTACAGATGCAAAAAAGAAACGAGTAACCGAGGACGAAGGTGCCCGATTTAATCCAGAGCTGTTTCTACATCCTATGTCGAGAGTATATCTGCATTCAGATTTTGAACAAGGGGTTAGTGTGGGTGGGCGGATTCAGTACGTATGGTTGTTTGGCATCATTGGAGTATTTGTGCTACTGCTGGCTTGTATCAACTTTATGAATCTGAGTACCGCTCGATCCGAGAAAAGGGCGAAGGAAATTGGAGTTCGCAAGGCTATCGGTTCACTACGTAGTCAATTGATTCATCAGTTCTTCACTGAGTCTATGCTGATCGCAGCCCTGTCGTTTGTGGTTGCCATCTTGCTAGTGTGGCTAATTCTTCCGGCCTTCAATGAGGTGGCTGATAAAGAAATAAGTATACTATGGTCTAATCCTTGGTTTTGGCTAGCGGGGTTAGGCTTTGTTTTGCTCACCGGAATATTAGCCGGAAGCTATCCGGCGCTGTACCTTTCTTCACTAAAAGCCGTGCGAGTGCTAAAAGGAACCTTCCGTACCGGGAGGATGGCAGCGTTGCCCCGCAAAGTGCTAGTAGTGACCCAATTTGCAGTTTCGGTCAGTTTGATTATTGGCACTCTCATCGTTTTCCAGCAAATCCAGTTTGTTAAAAATCGCCCAATTGGTTACGATATTGATCGTCTGTTTACTGTTCCGGCAAGAGGCGAAGTAAATCAACGTTTTAATGCTTTTCGAAACGACTTGCTACAAACGGGAGTAGTAGAGGAAGTGGCCAAATCTGAGTCGCCTATCACCCGGATGGGTACGACCAATAGTGGTCTTGATTGGCGAGGAAAAGTACCGGGTATGCAGGACGAGTTTGTTACTATGCGAATTAGCCATGAATTCGGTGAAACTGTTGACTGGAATATTGTGGAAGGGCGGGATTTCTCCCGCGACTTTGCTACTGATTCTATGGGTTTTGTCATCAACGAAGCCGCCGTTGAATACATGGGTTTTGACGATCCAATTGGAGAGCAAATGGATTGGGGCGAGAACGGAATTTATACCATCATTGGAGTAGTGGAAGATATGATTACCCAGTCGCCCTACGCACCGGTGAGGCAGATGATTTTCTTTATTGACTACGACCGCTCGGACATTCTCAACATCAAACTAAAACCTGATGTAAGCACCCAACAAGCCTTGGCCGATATTGAATCGGTTTACAAAAAGTTTGATCCGGTTAACCCATTTGAGTACAACTTTACTGATGAACAGTACGCTCAAAAATTTAGTACTGAAATTCGGGTAGGTAAGCTATCGGGCTTCTTCGCAATACTTGCCATATTTATCAGCTGTCTGGGTTTGTTTGGACTGGCTTCGTTTGTAGCCGAACGACGAACCAAAGAAATTGGTATTCGTAAAGTGTTGGGAGCCTCGGTTGCCAATTTATGGCAACTACTTTCTAAAGATTTTCTGGGCTTAATTCTGATTGCCTGTCTGCTAGCTATTCCGCTCGCCTACTACTTTGCCCGCGATTGGTTACAGAACTACGAGTACCGTACCGACCTAAACTGGTGGGTATTCGCCACCGCAGCTTTAGGAGCTTTATTGGTTACTTTATTGACCGTAAGTTATCAGACTATTAAAGCTTCTACGGTAAACCCAGTGAAGAGCTTACGGAGCGAGTAG
- a CDS encoding outer membrane beta-barrel protein, translating to MRHLFCTLLLFVLGFQVANAQLSGGINVGPAIPIGKYSDLAGTGFNFTVESRYAILENLNVGLNIGYVRNGYAKDLRSNLETVNNIELSTARFSVVPVTVVGEYIFGDEELRPFAGLELGAFFVSNKIAVGQAEQSESSTVLGVGLTGGVLYEIADELDVMAALKFSPTTGAIDVGTEKWSVTHLSINFGVRYRLDF from the coding sequence ATGCGACATTTATTCTGTACTCTCCTGCTCTTTGTTTTGGGATTTCAAGTAGCGAACGCCCAGTTGTCGGGTGGAATAAACGTTGGCCCAGCCATTCCTATCGGTAAATACTCAGACTTAGCAGGAACCGGATTCAACTTCACAGTAGAGAGCCGTTACGCTATTTTGGAGAACCTGAATGTAGGACTTAATATTGGCTACGTGCGTAATGGCTACGCCAAAGACTTACGGAGTAATCTGGAAACGGTCAATAACATAGAGCTATCTACCGCTCGTTTCTCGGTGGTTCCGGTAACCGTAGTGGGCGAGTATATTTTTGGCGACGAGGAACTTCGCCCTTTTGCTGGATTAGAGCTGGGAGCGTTTTTTGTTTCCAATAAAATTGCTGTGGGGCAGGCCGAGCAGTCAGAATCTAGTACAGTCTTGGGCGTGGGGCTTACAGGCGGAGTGTTATACGAAATTGCGGATGAGCTAGACGTGATGGCAGCACTTAAATTCAGTCCTACTACCGGAGCTATCGATGTGGGCACCGAAAAGTGGAGCGTCACGCACCTGTCAATCAACTTCGGGGTGCGTTACCGACTGGATTTTTAG
- a CDS encoding PorP/SprF family type IX secretion system membrane protein has protein sequence MRRAVILLLGFFGLVSHYGQAQDPQFSQFYAAPLYLNPAFAGSTELTRVGLNFRSQWPSLEANFNTASVYFDHFFEDYNSGVGAIITGDRQGLQGLQSISIGLQYAYQLRLTEKLTFRPGVQGAFYNRDVNYSNLIFGDQLNETGLISPNTGENLNGGLSRSFFDLTLGGVLYTENLYLGYSAGHVTTPNQSLTGDVSPLPMKHSIHGGYRILLPLGFGRVGEDEKGRERSVTPTFQYKRQGNFDQLDIGAYLTYEPLVVGLWYRGIPVPQLESFPNSESIILLAGFILEDFNIGYSFDYTISGLGIQSGGAHEISVVYHFSLRDPRKPPRSIMKIPCPKF, from the coding sequence ATGCGACGGGCAGTTATACTTCTTTTAGGATTTTTCGGGTTAGTCTCTCACTACGGACAGGCGCAAGATCCGCAGTTTTCGCAGTTTTACGCTGCGCCCTTGTACCTAAACCCGGCCTTTGCAGGTTCTACGGAGCTAACCCGGGTAGGGCTTAATTTCCGCAGTCAGTGGCCTTCGCTAGAAGCTAATTTCAATACGGCTTCGGTGTACTTTGATCATTTCTTTGAAGACTACAATAGTGGAGTAGGAGCCATTATTACCGGAGATCGGCAAGGTTTGCAAGGTTTACAGTCGATTAGTATTGGTTTGCAGTATGCCTACCAATTACGCCTTACCGAGAAACTCACCTTTCGGCCTGGAGTGCAAGGAGCATTTTATAACCGGGATGTAAATTATAGCAATCTGATTTTCGGCGATCAACTCAATGAAACGGGATTGATTTCCCCCAATACAGGAGAAAACCTCAACGGTGGTTTAAGTCGCTCCTTTTTCGACCTTACGTTGGGTGGGGTACTCTACACCGAAAATTTATACCTTGGTTACTCGGCTGGGCATGTGACTACTCCCAATCAATCATTAACGGGCGATGTGAGTCCGCTGCCCATGAAGCACTCTATTCACGGTGGTTACCGTATTTTACTTCCTTTGGGCTTTGGTAGGGTTGGTGAAGATGAAAAGGGGCGGGAGCGTAGTGTCACTCCTACCTTTCAGTATAAGCGGCAAGGTAATTTTGACCAACTAGACATAGGGGCCTATCTTACCTACGAACCACTGGTGGTAGGATTGTGGTACCGCGGCATTCCGGTGCCCCAGCTAGAAAGTTTTCCCAATAGCGAGTCAATAATCTTGCTAGCCGGATTTATACTAGAAGATTTTAACATCGGGTACAGCTTTGATTACACCATCTCTGGTTTAGGAATTCAGAGTGGCGGTGCTCACGAAATCTCAGTAGTGTATCATTTCTCACTGCGCGACCCTCGCAAACCACCCCGTAGTATCATGAAAATCCCTTGTCCGAAGTTTTAG